A window from Hymenobacter volaticus encodes these proteins:
- a CDS encoding DUF294 nucleotidyltransferase-like domain-containing protein: MYSRKIETQEVREIVAVPHDTPIYQAAQQMAAAKVSCAFVTDSQGEIIGYLTDITLRDNVIARQLDATHPVSEVVDTPIVSINNEAYVYEAILLMFQTKTRYLLVEKGGHYIGFLSRNKLLSDLAQSPFMFIQAVKSAQSMQELKRRWETVPEIVNQLLSRGVKPEIVNQVITTVADTIALKVIEGVLAEHGPAPAKFVFMVLGSEGRKEQTLLTDQDNAIIYEDKANEQRELVRAYFLRFAEAVSDQLNHIGLSFCTGGFMAKNHKWTHSLSHWKRNYNSWMSESNAETVMKFSTFFDCRYLYGEAAIMEELQAFMGEVLQGPVERFFYYMANNALQYEPPLTFFRNFRTFTQGTQQVFDLKKTMTPIVDLVRVYALKHQIFKTNTGERLQELRERGVFTEKEYQELFQAYYYLMGMRLKKQARQLINDRIPPTNYLDPKVLTQVEQVTLKEIFKVIADFQLRIKVAFTKTL; this comes from the coding sequence ATGTACTCGCGCAAAATCGAGACGCAGGAGGTGCGCGAAATAGTGGCCGTGCCGCACGATACGCCTATTTATCAGGCCGCGCAGCAAATGGCCGCCGCCAAAGTCAGCTGTGCCTTCGTGACCGACAGTCAAGGCGAAATCATCGGCTACCTCACCGACATTACCCTGCGCGACAACGTGATAGCGCGGCAGCTTGATGCCACCCACCCGGTGTCCGAAGTGGTGGATACGCCCATAGTCTCCATCAACAACGAAGCCTATGTATATGAGGCCATTCTGTTGATGTTCCAAACCAAAACCCGGTACCTGCTGGTCGAGAAAGGCGGCCACTACATTGGGTTTCTGAGCCGCAACAAGCTGCTGAGCGACTTGGCGCAGTCACCGTTCATGTTCATTCAGGCGGTGAAGTCGGCGCAGAGCATGCAGGAATTGAAGCGGCGCTGGGAAACGGTGCCCGAAATTGTCAATCAGCTGCTGAGCCGGGGCGTGAAGCCCGAAATTGTGAACCAGGTGATTACCACCGTGGCCGATACCATTGCGCTGAAAGTGATTGAGGGCGTGCTTGCCGAGCACGGACCCGCGCCGGCCAAGTTTGTGTTTATGGTGCTAGGCAGCGAAGGCCGGAAAGAGCAAACCCTGCTCACCGACCAAGACAACGCCATCATCTACGAAGACAAAGCCAATGAACAGCGCGAACTGGTACGGGCCTATTTTCTGCGCTTCGCCGAAGCCGTTTCCGATCAGCTCAACCACATTGGCTTAAGCTTTTGCACCGGTGGCTTCATGGCCAAAAACCACAAGTGGACGCACTCCTTGTCGCACTGGAAACGCAATTATAACAGTTGGATGAGCGAGTCGAATGCCGAGACAGTTATGAAATTCTCGACGTTTTTCGACTGCCGCTACCTCTACGGCGAGGCGGCCATCATGGAGGAATTGCAGGCGTTTATGGGCGAAGTACTGCAAGGGCCAGTCGAGCGGTTCTTCTACTACATGGCCAACAATGCGCTGCAATACGAGCCACCCCTGACGTTTTTCCGCAATTTCCGCACCTTCACGCAGGGCACTCAGCAGGTGTTTGACTTAAAGAAAACGATGACGCCTATCGTAGATTTGGTGCGGGTGTATGCTCTCAAACACCAAATTTTCAAAACCAACACTGGCGAGCGGCTGCAAGAGCTGCGTGAGCGAGGCGTATTCACCGAGAAAGAGTACCAGGAATTGTTCCAGGCGTATTATTACCTCATGGGCATGCGCTTGAAAAAGCAAGCCCGCCAGCTCATCAACGACCGGATTCCGCCCACCAACTACCTCGACCCCAAAGTCCTGACGCAGGTAGAACAAGTCACTCTCAAGGAGATTTTCAAGGTGATAGCCGACTTCCAACTACGCATCAAGGTTGCCTTCACCAAGACGCTGTAA
- a CDS encoding OmpA family protein, whose amino-acid sequence MTTQPALLPVQEQWLPTLTHETTPKPRPVSTVSTTNKWLIAALVVATAELGYIIGSETKKASTYTATVSSTNESYATSTSNVGNKGVWDPNNPAALTANGQFDRSGGGYVYGDAGVPAVLKLKDGLQQIIGANSTENKLYQFLVDPTIEVDKESPTKGWIGFDRIYFESSKAVLTNESMWQLSNVASILKTFPNAKVRVGGYTDNSGNPSFNLKLSRERAESARATLIKFGVDPKSIEAVGYGSLDNIASNETPDGRSLNRRVSIRVIDK is encoded by the coding sequence GTGACCACTCAACCGGCGCTGCTTCCGGTGCAAGAGCAATGGCTGCCCACCCTAACCCACGAAACTACCCCCAAGCCTCGACCGGTATCTACTGTTTCTACTACCAACAAATGGCTGATTGCGGCCCTAGTAGTGGCTACAGCTGAACTCGGCTACATCATAGGCAGCGAAACCAAGAAAGCAAGCACCTACACGGCCACTGTCAGCTCCACCAATGAAAGCTACGCCACTTCTACCTCAAACGTGGGCAACAAAGGCGTGTGGGACCCCAACAATCCAGCGGCTCTCACGGCCAACGGCCAGTTCGACCGGTCGGGTGGCGGATATGTGTATGGCGATGCCGGGGTGCCGGCTGTGCTAAAGCTCAAGGACGGGTTACAGCAAATAATCGGGGCTAATTCCACCGAAAACAAGCTCTACCAATTTCTTGTCGACCCCACCATTGAAGTCGACAAGGAAAGCCCCACGAAAGGCTGGATTGGCTTCGACCGAATCTATTTCGAGTCCAGCAAGGCCGTGCTTACCAACGAATCGATGTGGCAGTTGTCGAACGTGGCCAGCATTCTGAAGACGTTCCCCAACGCCAAAGTGCGTGTGGGCGGCTACACCGACAATTCCGGCAACCCTAGCTTCAACTTGAAGCTCAGCCGCGAACGGGCGGAATCGGCCCGGGCGACGCTCATCAAGTTTGGGGTTGATCCGAAAAGCATAGAGGCCGTGGGTTACGGTTCCCTTGACAATATTGCCAGCAACGAAACCCCGGATGGCCGCTCTCTAAACCGGCGCGTCAGCATCCGCGTCATCGACAAGTAG
- a CDS encoding DUF937 domain-containing protein, with protein sequence MITSENLAEDVKRFILRNNLINVNGVGVEQEISTKLALPRVITLVMNNLAELSEQTGGQQAVYNMANEASQLDVLNVENAQPELALMPERGAELVKSVQKDRYFGTINSVVSTTGIQQNTVVDLINLVVPVTLGMLGKQVAANQWGPDDLAQSLQTLSREMPPR encoded by the coding sequence ATGATAACAAGCGAAAATTTAGCGGAAGATGTCAAACGCTTCATCCTGCGCAACAACCTCATTAATGTAAACGGGGTTGGGGTCGAGCAGGAAATAAGCACAAAGCTGGCTTTACCGCGAGTTATCACTTTGGTAATGAACAACCTGGCTGAGCTAAGCGAACAAACGGGCGGCCAGCAAGCTGTGTATAATATGGCCAATGAGGCCAGCCAGCTAGACGTATTAAATGTAGAGAATGCCCAGCCAGAATTAGCCCTAATGCCCGAGCGCGGAGCAGAATTGGTTAAGTCCGTGCAGAAGGATCGGTATTTCGGCACGATAAACAGCGTAGTATCCACCACTGGTATTCAGCAGAACACGGTTGTTGACCTAATCAACTTGGTAGTTCCTGTGACACTCGGGATGCTAGGCAAACAAGTGGCCGCCAACCAATGGGGACCCGATGACTTAGCGCAGTCCTTGCAAACCTTGTCGCGCGAGATGCCGCCCCGGTGA
- a CDS encoding LacI family DNA-binding transcriptional regulator, with protein MANKQASITTIATHLGLAVSTVSRALSDHANIREDTKERVRQMAIKLNYQPNHLAAGLRKGHSGILGVVVPHISGYFFPTVMHGIEKMASKAGFHVMLCQSNEDVKQERANLKMLMNAQVEGILISMSSTTHDYQHFEKVQNKGIPLVFFDRMPDLPTTNAVVLDDHQGAFGVVKHLVEQGCKRIAFFSGPQHLNINKNRFEGYVDALESFGLLLDPELVFQLPNLSKAAGAEGMNQFLQLDSPPDAVFSSYDMPAVGALEVLQERNIRVPQDIALSGFSNEPFTTLISPRLTSVEQRGELMGEAAVRLFLQMHKRTDNYSPQRIMLKPQIEVRGSSLRNLL; from the coding sequence TTGGCTAACAAGCAGGCTTCCATTACGACCATTGCGACGCACCTAGGCCTAGCTGTATCAACGGTTTCGCGGGCTCTAAGCGACCATGCCAATATTCGGGAGGATACCAAGGAGCGGGTTCGGCAGATGGCTATCAAGCTCAACTACCAGCCCAACCACTTGGCGGCGGGCCTGCGCAAAGGGCATAGTGGCATTCTGGGCGTGGTAGTACCTCATATCAGCGGTTACTTCTTTCCCACTGTCATGCACGGCATCGAGAAGATGGCCTCGAAGGCTGGCTTCCACGTTATGCTTTGCCAATCCAACGAGGACGTAAAACAAGAGCGTGCCAACTTGAAAATGCTGATGAATGCGCAAGTTGAGGGCATCCTGATTTCGATGTCGAGTACCACCCACGACTACCAGCATTTCGAGAAGGTGCAAAACAAGGGTATCCCGTTGGTTTTTTTCGACCGTATGCCCGACTTGCCCACCACTAATGCCGTCGTGCTCGACGACCACCAAGGCGCTTTCGGGGTGGTGAAGCATCTGGTAGAGCAAGGCTGTAAGCGCATTGCCTTTTTCTCGGGCCCTCAGCACCTAAACATCAACAAAAACCGTTTCGAAGGCTACGTTGATGCTCTCGAATCCTTTGGCTTGCTCCTCGACCCCGAGTTGGTTTTTCAGTTGCCCAACTTAAGTAAGGCGGCGGGCGCCGAAGGCATGAACCAGTTCCTGCAACTCGACTCACCCCCCGACGCCGTATTCTCGTCGTACGACATGCCAGCGGTGGGCGCACTGGAAGTTCTGCAGGAGCGTAACATCCGGGTACCGCAGGACATTGCCCTTTCTGGCTTTAGCAATGAGCCTTTCACTACGTTGATTTCACCTCGCCTAACTTCGGTGGAGCAGCGAGGCGAACTAATGGGAGAAGCCGCCGTGCGTCTGTTTCTGCAAATGCACAAGCGTACTGACAATTACTCACCTCAACGTATCATGCTCAAGCCCCAAATCGAGGTTCGTGGCTCATCGTTGCGCAACCTGCTGTAA
- a CDS encoding DUF4968 domain-containing protein: protein MAQKPSVKQLQDGVLITLSKPNDNAVRTIRLRVVTDNIIHVQASPLDSVSTKQSLMAVAPTGAAPKWQFKQKKGQGIVSTSALNATVSLPTGEIVFTDAKGRVILQERKNGGKLFKPVVVEGEKLYEIEQVFDSPPTRGFMA from the coding sequence ATGGCTCAAAAGCCAAGTGTCAAGCAATTACAGGATGGGGTGCTTATAACTCTTTCCAAACCCAACGACAATGCAGTGCGCACCATCCGTCTGCGGGTGGTGACCGACAACATCATCCATGTGCAGGCTAGCCCCTTGGATTCGGTATCGACTAAACAGAGCCTGATGGCCGTTGCGCCTACCGGAGCGGCGCCGAAATGGCAGTTCAAGCAGAAGAAGGGGCAGGGGATAGTAAGCACGAGTGCACTGAACGCCACCGTTTCGCTGCCGACTGGCGAAATCGTGTTTACTGATGCCAAGGGCCGCGTTATTCTGCAGGAGCGCAAAAACGGCGGCAAGCTGTTTAAGCCAGTGGTGGTAGAAGGCGAAAAGCTGTACGAGATTGAGCAAGTGTTCGACTCCCCGCCGACGAGGGGATTTATGGCCTAG
- a CDS encoding TIM-barrel domain-containing protein has product MNYKGQQVRLAHNNTDVAVPFLVSNKNYGILWDNYSITNVGDTRDYQPLYTLKLYAKDGTEGWLTATYVKKNKPSEVVAQRPESSLPYEYLEDMKNFPAEVKLGETMATWEGAIASNETGLHHFLLKNAGYAKLYIDGKLQVSKWRQAWNPGTAVVAINMEKGKKYPIRLEWDPDGGESYLGLKCLSPLEGQSQHEYGFKSEAGRDINYYFVQGSNLDEVVSGYRRITGPAPIMPKWAMGFWQSRERYKTQNEILNTAAEFRKRQIPIDNIVLDWSYWKPAEWGSQEFDPTRFANPEGMISKLHEQNLHFMISVWPKVYEGIPTYTDFNGKGYLYKRNIANRTKDWIAPGYTSTFYDAFNPKARDEFWNLLSSKLFNKGIDAWWMDASEPDIYSNTNEDTRKRLMTPTYAGSGTEYFNGYPLQNAKGIYEGQRKTAPDQRVFLLTRSAYAGSQRYAAAIWSGDIGSRWEDFKNQISAGLNFSLSGIPYWTSDIGGFAVERRYEKPNDKDLEEWRELNARWYQYGAFCPLFRAHGQFPFREIYNIAPETHPAYQSMLYYNKLRYRLMPYIYSLAGQTHHQNSTIMRGLVMDFSADPAVKSIGEEFMFGPSLLVAPVTEYQARSQKLYLPATTGWFNFYSGKYVPGGQQITEEAPLERMPLYVKEGSIVPFGPEIQHTSEKPTEPVTLYVYTGKDASFSLYEDEGVNYNYEKGSFATIPTSYDEKTKTLTIGERKGTFPGMQTERTFNVVWVTKDKPTPIDFTAAPVKTVTYSGSAVTVKMD; this is encoded by the coding sequence ATGAACTACAAAGGCCAGCAGGTGCGACTCGCCCACAACAACACCGACGTGGCGGTGCCTTTCCTCGTTTCCAATAAAAACTACGGCATTCTATGGGATAACTACTCTATTACCAACGTCGGCGACACCCGCGACTATCAGCCACTCTACACCCTAAAACTCTACGCCAAAGATGGTACGGAAGGCTGGCTAACGGCCACCTACGTAAAGAAAAACAAGCCGAGCGAAGTGGTAGCGCAGCGCCCCGAGTCTTCTTTGCCTTATGAATACCTAGAGGACATGAAGAACTTTCCGGCCGAGGTGAAACTAGGCGAGACCATGGCCACTTGGGAAGGCGCTATTGCTTCCAATGAAACCGGGCTGCACCACTTCCTGCTCAAAAATGCGGGCTACGCGAAGCTCTACATTGATGGCAAACTTCAGGTAAGCAAGTGGCGCCAGGCCTGGAACCCAGGCACAGCCGTGGTGGCCATCAACATGGAGAAAGGCAAAAAGTACCCGATCAGGCTGGAGTGGGACCCGGATGGGGGCGAGTCATACTTGGGTTTGAAATGCTTGAGCCCGCTCGAAGGCCAAAGCCAGCACGAGTACGGCTTCAAATCGGAGGCCGGCCGCGACATCAACTACTACTTTGTGCAAGGCAGCAACCTAGACGAAGTAGTGAGCGGCTACCGCCGAATCACGGGCCCGGCGCCCATCATGCCGAAGTGGGCCATGGGATTTTGGCAGAGCCGGGAGCGGTACAAGACGCAAAACGAGATTCTGAACACGGCTGCCGAGTTCCGTAAGCGCCAAATCCCGATTGATAATATCGTATTGGATTGGTCGTACTGGAAGCCGGCCGAGTGGGGCAGCCAGGAGTTCGATCCGACTCGCTTCGCCAACCCCGAGGGCATGATTAGCAAATTGCACGAGCAGAACTTGCACTTCATGATTTCGGTATGGCCGAAGGTGTACGAGGGCATCCCCACCTACACCGACTTCAATGGCAAAGGCTACCTCTACAAACGCAACATTGCTAACCGCACCAAGGACTGGATTGCGCCAGGCTATACCTCTACGTTCTACGACGCCTTCAACCCCAAAGCCCGCGACGAGTTCTGGAACTTGCTCAGCTCCAAGCTTTTCAACAAAGGGATTGATGCCTGGTGGATGGACGCCTCTGAGCCCGACATCTACTCGAATACCAATGAGGACACCCGCAAGCGCCTGATGACCCCCACGTACGCGGGTTCGGGCACCGAGTATTTCAACGGCTACCCACTGCAAAATGCGAAAGGCATCTACGAAGGGCAGCGCAAAACGGCTCCTGACCAGCGGGTGTTCTTGCTGACGCGCTCGGCCTACGCGGGCTCGCAGCGGTACGCGGCGGCTATTTGGAGTGGCGATATTGGTTCACGATGGGAAGACTTCAAAAACCAGATTTCGGCTGGCCTGAACTTCTCGCTTTCTGGTATACCGTACTGGACCTCTGATATTGGGGGCTTCGCGGTGGAGCGACGCTACGAAAAGCCGAATGACAAAGACTTAGAAGAATGGCGGGAACTCAACGCGCGTTGGTACCAGTACGGCGCGTTTTGCCCACTATTCCGGGCGCACGGCCAGTTTCCGTTCCGCGAGATTTACAACATTGCCCCCGAAACGCACCCGGCCTACCAAAGCATGTTGTACTACAACAAGCTGCGTTACCGCCTAATGCCCTACATCTATTCGCTGGCCGGGCAGACGCACCACCAAAACTCCACCATCATGCGGGGCTTGGTAATGGACTTCAGCGCGGACCCGGCCGTCAAGAGTATCGGCGAAGAGTTTATGTTTGGGCCGAGCTTGCTGGTAGCACCCGTAACCGAGTACCAGGCTCGGTCGCAGAAGCTGTATCTGCCGGCAACCACCGGCTGGTTTAACTTCTACAGTGGGAAGTACGTGCCCGGCGGCCAGCAAATCACGGAGGAGGCGCCCCTGGAGCGCATGCCGCTTTATGTGAAAGAAGGCTCGATTGTGCCTTTCGGCCCGGAAATTCAGCACACCTCCGAGAAGCCCACCGAGCCGGTTACGCTGTATGTGTATACTGGCAAAGACGCCAGCTTCTCGTTGTATGAGGATGAAGGCGTGAACTACAACTACGAGAAAGGCTCGTTTGCCACTATCCCCACCTCATACGACGAGAAAACCAAGACCTTGACCATTGGCGAGCGGAAAGGCACTTTCCCAGGCATGCAAACCGAGCGGACTTTCAATGTGGTGTGGGTAACCAAAGACAAGCCAACCCCCATCGACTTCACGGCCGCCCCCGTTAAAACCGTCACGTATTCAGGAAGCGCCGTCACCGTCAAGATGGACTAA
- a CDS encoding Gfo/Idh/MocA family protein, whose amino-acid sequence MRTFNWAILGPGHIAHKFAESLALLPNARLHAVASRSAAKAQEFAAKFGAPHAVGSYEELLAVPDIDAVYVATPHSEHHAHTLLCLRGGLPVLCEKAFALNARQSQEMISTAREKGVFLMEAFWTRFFPAINKALELVATGTIGEVKHLAADFGFVASYQPEARLFNPALAGGSLLDIGVYPLFISKLFLGEPQDIKAVSVPAGTGVDLTCAMVLSYASGATASLFSTLAAQTDNQCIIYGSKGQLHLTGRFHAANGITLHLTGQEPEVIPCEKQGYGYHYEAQHVQECLEQGLTESPLLPLQFSQELMQLLDTIRQQIGLRYPGE is encoded by the coding sequence ATGCGCACATTCAACTGGGCCATCCTGGGCCCGGGCCACATCGCCCACAAGTTCGCCGAAAGCTTAGCCTTGTTGCCCAACGCGCGGCTACATGCCGTGGCCTCCCGAAGCGCCGCTAAGGCCCAAGAGTTTGCCGCCAAATTTGGGGCGCCCCACGCCGTGGGCAGCTACGAAGAATTGCTAGCGGTACCCGACATCGACGCGGTTTACGTTGCCACGCCGCATTCCGAGCACCACGCCCACACACTGCTTTGCCTACGGGGCGGCCTGCCAGTACTATGCGAAAAAGCTTTTGCCCTCAACGCCCGCCAAAGCCAAGAAATGATTAGCACGGCGCGGGAAAAAGGCGTTTTTCTGATGGAAGCCTTCTGGACGCGCTTTTTCCCGGCCATCAACAAGGCCCTGGAGTTGGTAGCGACTGGCACCATCGGGGAAGTGAAGCACTTGGCCGCTGACTTCGGTTTTGTGGCATCCTATCAGCCCGAAGCCCGCCTCTTCAACCCTGCCTTGGCCGGAGGCTCCCTGTTAGATATTGGTGTCTATCCGCTTTTCATTAGCAAGCTCTTCTTAGGTGAACCTCAGGACATAAAAGCCGTGTCCGTGCCCGCCGGCACCGGCGTCGACCTGACCTGTGCCATGGTCTTATCGTATGCCAGCGGCGCAACGGCCAGCTTGTTTTCCACCTTAGCCGCCCAGACCGACAATCAGTGCATCATCTACGGCTCCAAGGGGCAGCTGCATCTTACTGGTCGGTTTCACGCGGCCAATGGTATCACCCTGCACCTAACGGGCCAAGAGCCTGAGGTAATTCCCTGCGAAAAGCAAGGCTACGGCTACCATTATGAAGCTCAGCACGTGCAAGAGTGCCTCGAACAAGGTCTTACTGAAAGCCCCCTGTTGCCGCTGCAATTCAGCCAAGAACTGATGCAGCTACTAGATACCATCCGGCAGCAAATCGGTCTCCGCTATCCAGGTGAATAG
- a CDS encoding DNA-3-methyladenine glycosylase I — protein MILPNLPPTPPDGRCPWADHNDLLRDFHDHEWGEPVAEAGILFEYLVLHTFQLGFDFPVVLKRREGFRELLANFDPERLARFGEDDIAELLLNPRILRNRRKLEATVLNAQAWLRLRQQVGGDDELLAFFYQYVGGQTLDNQRSATDPIPLSTPQSEAMSKDLKKRGFVMTGPVTCYNILQTAGLVNDHLLSCPRHAECAALAA, from the coding sequence ATGATACTGCCCAACCTCCCACCTACTCCTCCCGACGGGCGTTGCCCCTGGGCCGACCACAACGACCTGCTGCGCGATTTCCATGACCACGAGTGGGGTGAACCCGTAGCCGAAGCCGGCATTCTGTTTGAATACCTCGTGCTACACACATTTCAGTTGGGCTTTGATTTTCCGGTGGTGCTGAAGCGACGCGAAGGATTTCGGGAATTACTGGCCAACTTCGATCCGGAGCGGCTGGCTCGTTTCGGCGAAGACGACATAGCCGAACTGCTGCTAAACCCGCGCATTCTGCGCAACCGGCGCAAGCTAGAAGCCACCGTGCTCAACGCGCAAGCGTGGCTGCGCCTGCGCCAGCAAGTAGGTGGCGACGATGAACTACTTGCTTTCTTCTACCAGTACGTAGGCGGCCAGACCCTCGACAATCAACGAAGCGCCACCGACCCCATCCCGCTTTCCACGCCCCAGAGTGAAGCCATGAGCAAAGACCTCAAGAAGCGCGGCTTTGTGATGACCGGTCCCGTGACCTGCTACAACATTTTGCAGACGGCTGGCCTTGTCAACGACCATCTGCTCAGCTGTCCGCGGCACGCCGAGTGCGCCGCGCTGGCAGCATAG
- a CDS encoding FISUMP domain-containing protein, translated as MYTTPPTSGTHVKIGSLYYPTVTIGDQEWMSVNYAGPGGMTNGSKPHYGTFMKFADLPSIQVPTGWRIPTKQDYIKLIKSQGIAFDPYLESTDGEDLQSKRLLGQLMATTGWLKQDGYANNKSGFNAVPGNLLVLDGNPHGEGSNCLLWTSEKDERDNPVAFKLIQLPSDTYARFGTYQVGYFPPHLPVRFVKDK; from the coding sequence TTGTACACCACGCCTCCCACGTCGGGCACGCACGTCAAGATTGGCAGCCTCTACTATCCCACCGTAACCATCGGCGACCAGGAGTGGATGTCGGTGAACTACGCCGGGCCTGGTGGCATGACGAATGGCTCGAAACCGCACTACGGTACGTTTATGAAGTTTGCCGACCTACCCAGTATTCAAGTGCCAACTGGCTGGCGGATTCCAACCAAACAAGACTACATCAAGCTGATTAAGTCCCAAGGCATTGCATTCGACCCTTATCTGGAAAGCACTGACGGCGAAGACCTGCAGTCTAAGCGCCTGCTGGGCCAGTTGATGGCCACTACGGGCTGGCTCAAGCAAGATGGCTATGCCAACAACAAGTCGGGCTTCAATGCAGTACCCGGAAATTTGCTGGTACTCGATGGTAACCCGCACGGCGAAGGATCGAACTGCCTGCTGTGGACCTCGGAAAAAGACGAGCGAGACAATCCGGTTGCCTTCAAACTCATTCAGCTGCCGAGTGATACCTACGCCCGATTTGGCACTTATCAAGTCGGCTATTTCCCGCCTCACCTCCCGGTTCGGTTTGTGAAAGATAAATAG
- a CDS encoding T9SS type A sorting domain-containing protein → MKKTLYKLAVAVLSLCATGKASAQAVPNGNLENWEQRNGSERPVNWSTTDDLLDAIGVPVISNAVSKTSDKQSGTFAVKLENKALFGGLATGGFLALGTLPDLESEEFLGVPFTSRPTHLQFHYKQTGTNIADDSARVVVALTRYVNGHREVVGGTESLLRSAPSSYTLMSLPLRYLSTATPDSVFLLFDSATAESFTLGNALYLDNIAFTGTVAATRNESLAKDVQVYPNPSATGLFTLTATGREAELVGTTLTVTDAQGRTVLRQAYSRTNPPRTIDLQSQPAGLYLLHLDTPKGVVVQRLIKS, encoded by the coding sequence ATGAAAAAAACTTTGTACAAACTTGCTGTAGCCGTGCTTAGCCTGTGTGCCACTGGTAAGGCTTCGGCCCAGGCTGTACCTAATGGCAATCTTGAAAACTGGGAGCAGCGCAACGGATCCGAGCGGCCCGTCAATTGGTCTACCACCGACGACCTACTCGACGCCATTGGGGTACCGGTAATTTCCAACGCCGTAAGCAAAACTTCCGATAAGCAAAGCGGCACCTTCGCCGTGAAGCTGGAAAACAAAGCCCTGTTTGGAGGACTGGCAACAGGAGGTTTTCTGGCGTTGGGCACTTTGCCCGATCTAGAATCTGAGGAGTTCTTGGGTGTGCCTTTCACGAGTCGCCCCACCCATCTGCAGTTTCACTACAAGCAAACCGGCACCAACATTGCCGACGATTCGGCCCGCGTGGTGGTAGCACTGACCCGATATGTCAACGGGCATCGGGAGGTGGTAGGCGGAACAGAATCGTTGCTTAGAAGCGCGCCAAGCTCTTATACTTTGATGAGCTTACCCTTACGCTACCTGTCTACAGCAACTCCCGACTCGGTGTTCCTGCTTTTCGATTCGGCGACGGCTGAAAGCTTTACGCTTGGCAATGCCCTCTACCTCGACAACATTGCTTTTACTGGCACAGTGGCCGCTACTCGCAACGAGTCGCTGGCCAAGGATGTGCAAGTGTATCCTAACCCAAGTGCCACGGGTCTTTTCACGCTAACTGCTACGGGGCGCGAGGCCGAACTCGTTGGCACGACGCTCACCGTAACCGATGCTCAAGGCCGCACCGTGTTGCGCCAAGCCTATTCGCGCACCAACCCGCCTCGCACCATAGACCTGCAAAGCCAACCGGCAGGCTTGTACCTCCTGCACCTCGATACGCCCAAAGGTGTGGTAGTACAGCGGTTGATTAAGTCGTAG